Proteins encoded in a region of the Fundulus heteroclitus isolate FHET01 chromosome 2, MU-UCD_Fhet_4.1, whole genome shotgun sequence genome:
- the LOC118565211 gene encoding uncharacterized protein LOC118565211 yields MAQQRFASRCFKVAVISRDASRLDRLRTFVSPTTQQNLITVVGNVGSEDGAEEAKQALLEQVGKVTDIVSSLGFSWWQGGPPHTQTLKDLHWVIETLLFSTFVSWKAFFPLVRDTAESSYTVITGGAGEKLLMPGTGFLTVGAASALAFCQVLREEYPEVPCKLNQVKINTGVATPERMAPGYLNHLDLGEAVAALVERGSSSHTVFAVSSPADLKTVLLEGNL; encoded by the exons ATGGCCCAGCAGCGCTTTGCCTCACGCT GTTTTAAAGTTGCAGTGATCTCCAGAGACGCCAGCAGACTGGACAGACTGCGGACCTTCGTCTCTCCCACCACCCAGCAGAACCTCATCACTGTGGTGGGAAACGTGG GCTCAGAGGATGGAGCAGAAGAGGCCAAGCAGGCCCTGCTGGAGCAGGTGGGGAAGGTGACCGACATCGTTTCTTCTCTGGGCTTCAGCTGGTGGCAGGGCGGCCCCCCCCACACCCAGACCCTCAAAGACCTGCACTGG GTAATCGAGACGCTGCTGTTCAGCACCTTTGTTTCCTGGAAGGCGTTCTTCCCGTTGGTGAGGGACACCGCCGAGTCCAGCTACACCGTCATCACAG gaggagctggagagaagCTGCTGATGCCAGGGACGGGCTTCCTGACGGTGGGAGCAGCCAGCGCTCTAGCTTTCTGCCAGGTGCTGAGAGAGGAATACCCCGAGGTGCCCTGCAAACTCAACCAG GTGAAGATCAACACAGGTGTGGCGACTCCAGAGCGCATGGCACCTGGCTACCTGAATCACCTGGACCTGGGCGAGGCCGTGGCAGCGCTGGTGGAAAGAGGAAGCTCCTCCCACACCGTGTTCGCTGTCAGCAGCCCTGCAGACCTAAAGACTGTCCTCCTGGAGGGGAACCTTTAG